AGATGAATTAAAGCCTGAGACACAGCATCCAGCGTTTAAAAACACCATATAAGTGGCTTTGCCAAATAATAATTCCGCAGTGAAATTATGCCATTTTATGATGGTAAATTCACTGCGAGGCTAAAAAAAATAACATTAAGCAGAATGCTTTACTACAATAACCACGAAATAAACCCCACTTGCAAATTAATAACACACCATTTATTACTGAGTGAGAAAAAATGCACTTACATCTTTTATTTAAAACTTAACAAGATATATCACCCCACGTTTTTCAATAGTTAATCTGACATAATCTATTTCCTGACATGGCCTGTAAACATAATAGACAGACCGCGCATGGCGTTATATTAATTGCTGTTTTAATTCCTGCGTAAGACGCCAGTGTTGCTCAATCGGCACGATGGAGCGGGAACGTTCTTCCACGGATAAATGTGGCTCGGTCCATAAAAAGGGGAAAAAAGCGTAAACCTCGTCACCCGCTGGCGGCAATGGCTCTTCACCCCAGCCATTCCAGCGAACGGTTTGGTAAAACAGCGCCAGGTCACCGCATAATGCCCATTGCAGAAAGGCCGAATAACCCACCTCAAGGCTCTCCCATTCGAGAGAATCCGGGGCAAAGTAATAAACACAGCCGATATCCTCACCAAGCCCGCCACCGTTAACAGCAAAAAAACCACCCGAGGCATCGTCAGCAATCAACAGCGCCTGCAACGACTGGCATTCAGCCTTCGACTGCGTCCACGCAGCGGGGCTGCGTGTCAGGCGGGAATGCCCTGAACCAAGAATCCGCAGCCAGCCGTTGTCGATCAGGATCCCACCCGTTTCGAATACCACAGCCCCCATCGGCGAGCGTGTCGTTACCTGAAGCTGATGTAATGCCCGCCGGGCGAGATCCGCATCACGCGGCAGAACCTCATAGTCATTGGTCGCATTGCTTAACCACTCCTGCACCATCAGCCAGGCTGGTTCCTGCTGGTCGATTAATTCAGATAACTCCCGCACCGCTTTCCCCCTATCGTTTAACCACACCTTTGCACTTTATAGCTGCATGGTCTCATTTTTTCGTCCGTTATCTCATGTAAAGTTTCGATGCGATAAGTAATCAGAGAAAACTATTCTCATACGATAATTTACGGGACGTTGCGGGAGAGAGACTTGCCTGCGCGCGCAGGCAAGCAAGGAAGCAATTAGTGTTCTTCACCCACCGGCAGAACTGTGCGAGCAAACTGTTCGTTCAGCACTTCACCCATTGCCAGGTAAATAGCGCTGGCGCCGCAGACAATACCAATCCAGCCTGCCGTGTGAATGATGCGCTGGCTATCCACCAGATGACCCATCGCCAGCAGGGCGAACAGCAGGCTCAGGCTGAGGAAAACAAATTGCAGCGCGCGGTTGCCTGCCAGGGTGCCGAAGAACATAAACAGGGTAAATACGCCCCACAGCCCCAGATAAACGCCGAGGAAGTGCGCGTTTGCCGCATCTGTCAGCCCCATCTTCGGCATCAGCAGAATCGCCACCAGCGTCAGCCAGAAACAACCGTAAGAGGTAAAGGCGGTTAAACCGAAGGTATTGCCGTTTTTATATTCCAGCAGGCCCGCAAAGATTTGTGCGATACCGCCATAGAAAATCCCCATTGCCAGGATAATGCTATCCATCGGGAAAAAACCGATGTTGTGCAGATTCAGTAAAATTGTCGTCATGCCAAAACCCATCAGACCCAGCGGAGCCGGGTTAGCTAATTTAGTGCTGCCCATAAGTCCTCAAAATCATTATTGATATGCTGAAATGGTTAAACCCACGCCGACGCTCTCAGGCCGGGCGCGAAATCATAATCAGAACTATCAACAACGACTTTGATCCAGACAGGGTGAAATTTGAAATTTTTATGCTTTCTCATTGACGGGTGCAGTCAGACGCTGGTCTGCTGCCCACTGGCAGGATTATCAACAGAGAATACATCCTGATGGCACTGCATCGTGTCGCTCTTTTCCCGATCGCGCCAGGTCTCTGGAACCCTGTGCTTACCAGTTTTTATTCTGCTGGATTTTTAGTATTTTATTATTATCCAAAACATAAGCATCACCATCTATACCAATGGTAAATTTTGTTTTCCCATCCACTCCCTTTCTAATCGTCAGAAGAAGATTTTTCCTGATGCAATTTCTATTTGTTTTCATAGCATTAAAGCAGTATAAATCATTTTTATAACTTTCTTCATCATCAATTTTCTGATGCAATATTTGCACTGAAATTCAGTCATAAATGTTTCCATTAACGGCGGCAGGGTAGAATTATTGCCAGACGAAAACATCATTGCTAATAGTTTGTATTTGCCATACAAATCTACGGCGCAGATCTGCCAGCGAAGTTTGATAACCTGTTCAATTTAACCTTTGAGGCCAAAGCCAGATATGAATTCATACACCAACAAACCTGTGCCTGACAGCGACATCCCGCCATTGGTCTGGCCAGAATTTACCGATGATAAAGCACGTCTGGAGTGGTGGCATGCCTGTGTCGTAACCTGGCTGGCACAATGGGAAAAACCTGCGCCCCTCACTCCGGTCAGCCCCAAAGCGTTGGAAGCACTCGAACAGCGTCTGGGTTGTGCCATTCCCCCGTTACTTCGCACCTATCACGAGCAAATTGGCACTCTGAACCTGGCCGAAACGCTGTGTGGCGTGACGCCTGAGAAATATGCCAACATCGAACCGCTACGCGATGCCTGGCCCGGCATTACTGACATTCTGGAAGATGCCTCCGACGCCGAGCCACAGTGGGCGCTGGTCAACCAATTGATCGTCTTCGGCGACTATCTGGGTAACGGCAATATGTGGTGCTTTCACCGGGAAACGGGCGAGGTCTGGTACTTCGATCACGACTGCTCGCCTATGCTCACGCAAATATTCACCGACGTGGGCCAGTACCTCGACGTACTGATGTTTAAGTGCCTGCTCGAAGCCCATGGCGAGGAGGAAAATGAAGACCTGCTGCGCGAGCGGCTGGGCGATGCCGTAGTGGAAAAATGGATGTATTGAGCTGGCGGAAGATCTGCTGAAAGATCCTCGCGCCGCTTCCAAAATTGATATCAGGATAGACTGCGCTGAAAAGGGAAACTTTGGTGACCATAAGATGGGATATGGGAGCTTAGAATCGATTACGGACCGGGATATCGGGTACACTACGCAATGGACGGTAATAAAATTATTCTACTGCTAGCCGATGGCGACAATTTAGCCAAAAAAGTGATTTAGATAATTCGGTTCAATACTGGCGGGATTATCAACAGAGGTAACATTATGACTATCATCACTAAATCGTCTAAATACAAAAAATCCGTTAGCCACGATGATGCATTGATAGCCGAGCTACGGGAAGATCCAGAATACGCTGAGGTATATCTTCAGACAGCATTAGAAGATATCTATGAAGAAGGCGGAGTCGGTGCGTTCCCTACTGTATTGCGCCATGTCGTTGAGGCACGTGGTGTGATTGGTGAAATAGCTAAAAAGTCAGGGTTATCCCGTCAGCAGCGCTACAGAACATTATCTGAGAATGGTAATCCAACGATTACTACGCTTACTGAGATTACTCGGGCTGCTGGGGTTAGGCTGATTCCCCACTTTCAGGATAATTAAGCATATACTGAGAAAAGCAATTGAAAATTGAATGAAAATTTAACACTGATGGAGAAATAATGAGTATAGGATTATCAGATTCATTGTCATTAGCAGCTTTAACTGTATCAGTGCTAAGTATGCTTTATGCAAAAAAACAGAGTGATTTTGCAAAAAAAACCTTTATTAATGACTATCGCTCTCATCTATCAGAACATCACTCCATGTATCAAAAAGCACTCATTGAAGTCAAAAAAAAACATAAGGGTGAAATAAAAAAACTAAGCCAACTGGCTGGTAAAACATTAATAACGATAGTCCATCACTTTGATGAATTTGATATTAATCCAGATACAGACAGGCGTTTAAGGCACTTAATTCACGAAAGTTCTGAGATGGTTTTTTATACATTCAAAGGCCAATTAGTCTGGCAAACAGCGCAAAACATTTCTCACAGACTTTACCAAATATCTAACATAGAGGACATGCTTAATCCACAAATCAACAAGTTTGGGGGGAGCTCATTTAGAACAGTTACAAAAGAAAAATACATATCAAACCCCAATTTACACATGGAGCAAGATTTAAAAAATGATATTTATTTTTGCAACATGCTGCTGGAAATGATATCAAGAATTGATCAGTCAAAACTTGATATTTTAATGACTACAATACAAAAAGAATTAAACACCTTTAGCTCTTTACATAAACAATTACAGCCATTTTTTTATAAGAGCGCCAGACATATTGAAGAATTGATAGAAGAAGGTAATAAAGAACATTTTCAACTAAAAGAGTCGCAGCAACTTTATAATGAAATGCAAAGGCGAATGACTATCTTAGGCACACTGAGCTATATTTGCCCTCCTGAAATTGACAAATCTTATTCAGGAAAGCATTTTAACTATATTTCGAAAAGCATCCATGCATGTGCCATTCTTCATGCAATACAAGGTGTACATTCGTGGGGATGGGAATACGAATGGTAGGGTTTTAATTATGTAGTGAAATTTTCGTTTATAGTGTGTCAGTGGACAAGTCCTGAAGATAAATGGTTTTGAAACTTTTGATTTGCGGCAGATATCTCTCGCCGTTCTGTTTATCTCCACGCATTTTATGGCGACTGCAATCTCATTCAGCTAAAACGGGCTTTACGCATGGTGATCTTGTAAGCATACCTGTTTTAGTTCCACACACTTTTTGAGAGTTCCGGTTTTTCAGCCATCAGCCGGTATTCTTCCGGCGTCAGGTTATTCAGGGATTCATGAGGCCGCTCGCTGTTGTATTCCGTCAGCCAGCGCTCTGTGATTTCCCGTGCTTCATTCAGCGTTCTGAACAGATAAAAATCCAGGATTTCTGTCCGGTACGTCCGGTTAAAGCGTTCGATAAAGGCATTCTGTGTCGGTTTGCCTGGCCTGATAAATTCCAGCATCACGCCATGGTCCTCAGCCCATTGTGCCAGAGCCAGTGATATCAGCTCCGGGCCGTTATCCATCCGCATCTTCAGCGGATATCCACGGTTTGCCACTATCCTGTCCAGCACCCGCACAACCCGCTGCGCCGGGATATTCAGGTCAATTTCTATGGCCAGAGCCTCACGGTTAAAATCATCCACGACGTTGAAAGTCCGAAAACGTCGCCCACATGTCAGCGCGTCGTGCATAAAATCAATCGACCAGCTCTGGTTGAGTGCTTCCGGCGTTGCCAGAGGAGCCGGATTGCGCACCGGAAGACGTTGTTTCCCCTTGCGGCGAAAATTGAGTTTCAGCAGGCAGTAAATCCGGTGAACACGCTTATGATTCCAGGCGTTACCCTGCCTGCGAAGTACCTGAAAAAGCTTCTTAAATCCGTATCGCGGATAGCGTTCTGCCAGTTCAGTCAGCGCCAGGATCACCGGTTCATCACGCCGGGTATCGGGCTGATAAAAATACACCGTCCTGCTCAGCGATACTGTCCTGCATGCCTGGCGGATGCTCATGGAAAATTGTGCAGTCAGATAGCTGACAAGCTCCCGCTTTATCGCTGGTTTTAGAGCTTTTTTTCGATAACGTCCTTCAGCGCCCGGCATTCCAGACTCAGGTCGGCGAACATCTGCTTCAGGCGACGATTCTCGTCTTCAAGATCTTTCATCTTTTTGATATCTGAAGCCTCCATTCCGCCGTACTTTGCTTTCCAGTTGTAATAGCTGGCTTCGGATATTGCCGCTTCGCGGCAGACGTCCTTAACGGTACGTCCGGCTTCGACAGACTTCAGAACGGCAATGATCTGGTGTTCGGTGAATCGGGCTTTACGCATGGCGATCTCCTCAGAGGACATAATCAGTATGTCGGAAGATCTCTAAAAGTGAATGGACCGTTTTATCGGGATACTTACAATCTCCTCAGGGACATAATCAGTATGCCGGAAGATCTCTAAAAGTGAATGGTTCGGTTAAGCGGGATACTTACACACTGAAACTTCATGTTCCCCCATAAACAAAAAACCCCTGTAAAAACAGAGGGTTTATTTTAACTTAACGCATCATGATAGCGCAGGAATTAACTAAAACTTATTCCCACTCAATCGTCGCTGGCGGTTTACCGGAGATATCATAAACCACACGGGAAATACCATTGATTTCATTGATAATGCGGTTTGACACGCGGCCAAG
This is a stretch of genomic DNA from Winslowiella toletana. It encodes these proteins:
- a CDS encoding DUF2625 domain-containing protein, encoding MRELSELIDQQEPAWLMVQEWLSNATNDYEVLPRDADLARRALHQLQVTTRSPMGAVVFETGGILIDNGWLRILGSGHSRLTRSPAAWTQSKAECQSLQALLIADDASGGFFAVNGGGLGEDIGCVYYFAPDSLEWESLEVGYSAFLQWALCGDLALFYQTVRWNGWGEEPLPPAGDEVYAFFPFLWTEPHLSVEERSRSIVPIEQHWRLTQELKQQLI
- the satP gene encoding acetate uptake transporter, translating into MGSTKLANPAPLGLMGFGMTTILLNLHNIGFFPMDSIILAMGIFYGGIAQIFAGLLEYKNGNTFGLTAFTSYGCFWLTLVAILLMPKMGLTDAANAHFLGVYLGLWGVFTLFMFFGTLAGNRALQFVFLSLSLLFALLAMGHLVDSQRIIHTAGWIGIVCGASAIYLAMGEVLNEQFARTVLPVGEEH
- a CDS encoding DUF943 family protein codes for the protein MQILHQKIDDEESYKNDLYCFNAMKTNRNCIRKNLLLTIRKGVDGKTKFTIGIDGDAYVLDNNKILKIQQNKNW
- a CDS encoding SMI1/KNR4 family protein; this translates as MNSYTNKPVPDSDIPPLVWPEFTDDKARLEWWHACVVTWLAQWEKPAPLTPVSPKALEALEQRLGCAIPPLLRTYHEQIGTLNLAETLCGVTPEKYANIEPLRDAWPGITDILEDASDAEPQWALVNQLIVFGDYLGNGNMWCFHRETGEVWYFDHDCSPMLTQIFTDVGQYLDVLMFKCLLEAHGEEENEDLLRERLGDAVVEKWMY
- a CDS encoding DNA-binding protein, with product MTIITKSSKYKKSVSHDDALIAELREDPEYAEVYLQTALEDIYEEGGVGAFPTVLRHVVEARGVIGEIAKKSGLSRQQRYRTLSENGNPTITTLTEITRAAGVRLIPHFQDN
- a CDS encoding IS3 family transposase (programmed frameshift); this encodes MRKARFTEHQIIAVLKSVEAGRTVKDVCREAAISEASYYNWKAKYGGMEASDIKKMKDLEDENRRLKQMFADLSLECRALKDVIEKKPLKPAIKRELVSYLTAQFSMSIRQACRTVSLSRTVYFYQPDTRRDEPVILALTELAERYPRYGFKKLFQVLRRQGNAWNHKRVHRIYCLLKLNFRRKGKQRLPVRNPAPLATPEALNQSWSIDFMHDALTCGRRFRTFNVVDDFNREALAIEIDLNIPAQRVVRVLDRIVANRGYPLKMRMDNGPELISLALAQWAEDHGVMLEFIRPGKPTQNAFIERFNRTYRTEILDFYLFRTLNEAREITERWLTEYNSERPHESLNNLTPEEYRLMAEKPELSKSVWN